One window of Acidobacteriota bacterium genomic DNA carries:
- a CDS encoding thiamine diphosphokinase has translation MTAEVHKSPYEVRFLAEDPGDAAALLILPMATAGEIAIGRALAGDARIIAVDGGYDRCLENDLTVDLFVGDGDSVARPPQSIPTQEFQADKSFSDLHGALQSLPQSRQRIVVAGVSGGRIDHQWINVHELAVAAGRVAGIAAIGFDGLLFVTSGGVEIVLPEGTLFSILALVGEPRVTLRGARYELARERLSCPSHGLSNVSCGRVELECAKGVVALIVPDSVPPE, from the coding sequence GTGACGGCGGAAGTACATAAGAGTCCGTACGAAGTGCGATTCCTCGCGGAGGATCCCGGCGACGCTGCGGCCCTACTGATTCTGCCGATGGCGACCGCCGGAGAGATCGCAATCGGACGTGCGCTGGCCGGGGACGCCCGCATCATCGCCGTCGACGGCGGCTACGATCGCTGTCTCGAAAACGATCTGACCGTCGATCTGTTCGTGGGTGATGGCGATTCGGTCGCCCGGCCACCGCAATCCATTCCCACGCAAGAGTTTCAAGCAGATAAGTCTTTCAGCGACTTGCACGGTGCGTTGCAAAGCCTGCCCCAATCGCGCCAACGGATCGTCGTCGCCGGTGTTTCCGGCGGACGGATCGACCATCAATGGATCAACGTCCACGAGTTGGCAGTGGCGGCCGGTCGTGTGGCGGGAATCGCGGCCATCGGATTCGACGGGTTGCTGTTTGTGACCAGTGGTGGTGTCGAGATCGTTCTTCCGGAGGGCACGCTGTTCTCGATTCTCGCGTTGGTCGGTGAGCCCAGGGTCACGCTCCGTGGCGCCCGCTACGAGTTGGCCCGAGAGCGGCTGTCCTGTCCCTCTCACGGACTCAGCAACGTCTCCTGCGGTCGCGTGGAGCTTGAGTGCGCGAAGGGGGTCGTCGCGCTGATCGTTCCCGATAGCGTGCCCCCGGAATGA
- a CDS encoding carbon starvation protein A, producing MIAALAVLACLAVYALGYAFYSRYIGRQVFGLRADVRTPAHVYEDGIDYVPSSRWVLFGHHFASITGLSPMLGPAIAVIWGWLPAMIWVVVGAVTIGCVHDFGALVVSVRSRGRSIGSVAEGLMGRRAKSLLHAIIFFGIALAMGVFVFVIAQLFTPKFYPQSISPSVLILVLALWIGWRTRRTGQGLGSRVGIAFVVVLVGLWFSDLLAPSWTSVSGWIWLLLAYAWIASVLPVWSLLQPRDFLNSLLLYLGLACTYLGFFVLRPEFAAPAVDLHPEGAPPMLPFVFVVVACGAASGFHSLVSSGTTAKQLDRETDARFIGYGGMLGESILGLSAVLACTAGFASRDLWSDHYRSWGAMSGLGSKMAAFIDGAATFVSQLGLPRGKAETLIAVMVVSFALTTLDSATRLLRYNIEEVGETLRFRPLANRYVSSTAAVLAIAFFAFYKVDGQSAGLALWQLFGSVNQLLAGLALLVVVLYLTQRKRPRLVYLIPMVFMMASTTLATGFKLVDYYRGGQTLLLVVGSIISLMAIALVVEAVISIRRYRRQPPVADLDIELEDSPQT from the coding sequence ATGATCGCCGCACTGGCCGTGCTGGCCTGTCTTGCCGTCTATGCGCTGGGCTATGCTTTCTACTCGCGTTACATCGGGCGCCAGGTATTCGGACTGCGGGCCGACGTGCGAACTCCGGCCCATGTTTACGAGGACGGGATCGATTACGTCCCATCCTCTCGCTGGGTGCTCTTCGGACATCACTTCGCTTCCATCACCGGGCTGTCCCCGATGCTGGGACCGGCAATCGCAGTAATCTGGGGCTGGCTTCCGGCCATGATCTGGGTTGTGGTCGGTGCGGTAACGATCGGCTGCGTCCACGATTTCGGGGCATTGGTTGTATCGGTCCGGTCCCGTGGTCGATCGATTGGTTCGGTCGCCGAAGGGTTGATGGGGCGTCGGGCCAAATCGCTTCTGCACGCGATCATCTTCTTCGGTATCGCGTTGGCGATGGGCGTCTTCGTCTTCGTCATCGCGCAGCTCTTCACGCCGAAGTTCTATCCGCAGTCGATCTCTCCGTCTGTTCTGATTCTCGTCCTCGCACTCTGGATCGGCTGGCGGACACGGCGAACCGGACAGGGTCTCGGCTCAAGGGTGGGGATCGCCTTTGTCGTCGTTCTCGTCGGGCTGTGGTTTTCTGATCTTCTCGCCCCGTCCTGGACCTCCGTGAGCGGATGGATCTGGCTGCTCCTGGCCTACGCCTGGATCGCGTCGGTCCTCCCGGTCTGGTCGTTGCTTCAGCCGCGAGACTTTCTCAATTCGCTTCTTCTCTATCTGGGGCTCGCCTGCACGTACCTGGGGTTCTTCGTTCTGCGTCCCGAGTTCGCCGCTCCGGCGGTCGATCTGCATCCCGAAGGTGCCCCACCGATGCTGCCGTTCGTCTTCGTCGTGGTCGCCTGTGGCGCTGCCTCCGGATTCCACTCACTCGTCTCTTCCGGGACCACGGCCAAACAGTTGGATCGAGAGACCGACGCAAGGTTCATCGGCTACGGTGGCATGCTCGGGGAGTCGATCCTCGGTCTGTCGGCGGTACTGGCCTGCACTGCAGGATTTGCAAGTCGCGACCTGTGGAGCGATCACTATCGTTCCTGGGGTGCGATGTCAGGGTTGGGTAGCAAGATGGCGGCGTTCATCGACGGTGCCGCGACGTTTGTTTCGCAACTGGGACTTCCTCGTGGGAAGGCCGAGACCCTCATAGCGGTCATGGTTGTGAGCTTCGCATTGACGACGCTTGATTCCGCGACACGATTACTGCGATACAACATCGAAGAGGTCGGCGAGACCCTACGCTTTCGCCCGCTTGCAAATCGGTACGTATCCTCGACTGCCGCGGTGCTGGCGATCGCGTTTTTTGCGTTCTACAAGGTCGATGGCCAGTCGGCCGGGCTTGCCCTCTGGCAGCTTTTCGGGTCCGTCAATCAACTTCTAGCTGGCCTCGCTCTTCTCGTCGTTGTGCTCTATCTCACCCAGCGAAAACGGCCCAGGCTGGTTTATCTGATTCCGATGGTCTTCATGATGGCCAGCACGACTCTCGCCACCGGGTTCAAGCTCGTTGACTACTATCGTGGCGGGCAGACCTTGCTCCTGGTCGTCGGCAGCATCATCTCGCTCATGGCGATCGCGTTGGTCGTGGAGGCGGTGATCTCGATTCGACGCTACCGACGTCAGCCGCCGGTCGCGGATCTGGACATCGAGCTCGAAGACTCGCCCCAGACCTGA
- a CDS encoding O-antigen ligase family protein yields the protein MNTEHTGFFHSIRRSLELPDVLLLSAASLLPWAIGGVEVWAYRMAAALVIAGAALMIHRRGFTDFGLRLRDPLILVPCLLMAWTILQLVPLPSPIIRVVSPTADAIYRDTFPGYGDADGSAVDVVRAIEARGVKLYPEAAVHLTPEPVTRPFEPRVAGKWDGWRTISLLPEASRERLLWFFALWIAFVAIRRRGHSRERRRAYRDILFVTFLLQMAFGLVYAATGNGRLYWIRETIEQTRPFGTYVNPTNFAGVMELAVPWMTGCLMASFYKRGRAAWGEARTMMLTGGIVLGILATFASASRSASVMIPLGVLAVVLVSVRGWRTRVVILLLCGVLAAAALPTVRRTHLGERVTEMLELGGGEIESVGRTVSLRASVDMLGDYWRGGCGIGAFRDVFPHYIPAGEIARYNQLHNDYLQVAIEGGLPVVLLLGLLIVVFWGRLLRPSSIRSPRGLRRQQIGLVTGLVLLSLHAIWDFNHQIPANALLFVTLAALALGRIERRNGSARESESRRNPAASAVGAIAIVLFVLLAVQGWIGGWNYTKGRRFSAAGDYAAALPHVDRTGIGHHKSSSLWLAGQVRLGLWHEKLTQGESPDSVRPLLEDAFENYTQAISLSPASGWYWANLGDLYYQLERTDRVLRPVDLEELDADPRLRVGRWGRVAVGLTRLGIRREPNVYTFHDQLAFMFWHYECRDDAQAAARSSAEVLPLYRIHAYDLLDPAPDELLRAFAEGIERSVGHTPFIHDVRRQISRGIVAMKLGEFEEAARHLQVATQGDTSSLLGSDAQFQLGRVLMRLERFEEAAASFRAADGHPNFARVAPLQEGLAHEQAGNLEAALAAYGRARRAHREDLEAALGYARVAGRLGQRDRQASVLVWATRNHPGDRRPWLRLLEHRLDSADIQGARGALEELVKLGLPAADQAVWNEKIESASHHP from the coding sequence ATGAACACGGAACACACGGGATTCTTTCATTCCATTCGCCGGTCGTTGGAGCTTCCCGACGTCCTGCTGCTCAGCGCTGCCTCGTTGCTCCCCTGGGCTATCGGCGGTGTCGAGGTCTGGGCCTACCGCATGGCGGCCGCGCTGGTAATCGCCGGCGCCGCGCTCATGATCCATCGACGGGGTTTTACCGACTTCGGTCTGCGTCTTCGAGACCCCCTCATCCTCGTGCCGTGTCTCCTGATGGCCTGGACCATCCTCCAGTTGGTTCCTCTGCCTTCGCCGATCATTCGCGTCGTCAGTCCGACTGCCGACGCCATTTATCGCGACACCTTTCCCGGCTACGGTGATGCCGACGGAAGCGCCGTCGACGTCGTTCGTGCCATCGAGGCCCGTGGCGTCAAGCTCTACCCCGAAGCGGCCGTCCATTTGACGCCGGAGCCCGTCACCCGACCGTTCGAGCCACGGGTCGCCGGCAAGTGGGACGGATGGCGAACGATCTCGTTGTTACCCGAGGCCAGCCGCGAACGACTCCTGTGGTTCTTTGCCCTCTGGATCGCGTTTGTTGCCATCCGCCGACGGGGCCATTCCCGCGAGCGTCGACGCGCCTATCGGGACATCCTGTTTGTCACGTTTCTTCTTCAGATGGCGTTCGGACTCGTCTACGCGGCGACTGGAAACGGGCGGCTGTACTGGATTCGCGAGACCATCGAACAGACCCGACCTTTCGGCACCTACGTAAACCCGACGAATTTCGCCGGCGTCATGGAGCTTGCCGTTCCGTGGATGACCGGTTGTCTGATGGCCAGTTTCTATAAACGGGGCCGGGCGGCGTGGGGCGAGGCGCGAACGATGATGCTTACGGGAGGCATCGTTCTCGGAATCCTGGCCACCTTCGCAAGTGCGTCACGCTCCGCATCCGTGATGATCCCCCTGGGAGTCCTGGCCGTCGTACTCGTCTCCGTTCGTGGCTGGCGCACGCGTGTCGTGATCCTCCTTCTCTGTGGCGTACTTGCGGCCGCGGCTCTGCCGACGGTGAGACGGACCCACCTCGGTGAGCGTGTCACCGAGATGTTGGAACTCGGCGGAGGCGAGATCGAGAGCGTCGGGCGGACGGTTAGCCTACGCGCATCGGTGGATATGCTCGGTGACTACTGGCGTGGAGGGTGCGGCATCGGTGCGTTCCGTGACGTGTTCCCGCACTACATCCCCGCGGGTGAAATCGCACGCTACAACCAGCTCCACAACGATTACCTGCAGGTTGCCATCGAGGGTGGGCTTCCCGTGGTTCTACTGCTGGGTCTTCTCATCGTCGTGTTCTGGGGCCGCCTCCTACGGCCATCCTCAATTCGATCTCCGCGCGGGCTTAGACGGCAACAAATCGGCCTCGTCACCGGTCTAGTTTTGCTGAGCCTCCACGCGATCTGGGACTTCAATCATCAGATTCCGGCCAACGCCTTGCTGTTTGTCACACTCGCTGCGCTCGCGCTGGGTCGGATCGAGCGGCGGAACGGATCCGCCCGCGAATCGGAGTCCCGCCGGAACCCCGCCGCGTCGGCCGTGGGTGCGATCGCCATCGTCCTGTTTGTGTTACTCGCGGTTCAGGGTTGGATCGGCGGATGGAACTACACGAAAGGCCGGCGTTTCTCGGCCGCCGGCGACTACGCGGCGGCGTTGCCCCATGTCGATCGCACGGGAATCGGTCATCACAAGTCGTCGTCGCTATGGCTCGCCGGGCAGGTGCGTCTAGGACTCTGGCACGAGAAGCTTACGCAGGGCGAGAGTCCCGATTCGGTACGACCCCTGCTGGAAGATGCGTTCGAGAACTACACTCAGGCGATCTCGCTAAGCCCCGCATCGGGGTGGTATTGGGCCAACCTCGGTGACCTCTACTACCAGCTCGAACGAACCGATCGAGTCCTTCGTCCCGTCGACCTCGAAGAACTGGACGCCGACCCGCGGCTGCGCGTCGGGCGTTGGGGTAGGGTGGCGGTGGGTCTTACGCGACTGGGGATTCGACGGGAACCCAATGTCTATACGTTCCACGATCAGCTCGCGTTCATGTTCTGGCACTACGAGTGCCGCGACGATGCCCAGGCTGCCGCACGCAGCTCGGCAGAGGTGCTGCCGCTCTACCGGATCCACGCGTACGACCTGCTGGATCCAGCACCCGATGAACTGCTGAGAGCATTCGCCGAAGGTATCGAGCGATCGGTCGGTCATACGCCGTTCATTCACGATGTACGACGGCAGATCTCTCGCGGGATCGTCGCGATGAAGCTCGGCGAGTTCGAGGAAGCTGCGCGGCATCTGCAAGTCGCCACGCAAGGAGACACCTCGTCGCTGCTTGGATCCGATGCGCAGTTTCAGCTGGGTCGCGTATTGATGCGGTTGGAGCGATTCGAAGAAGCAGCCGCGTCATTCCGTGCCGCCGACGGACATCCGAACTTCGCCCGGGTGGCCCCGCTCCAGGAAGGACTTGCCCACGAACAGGCCGGCAACCTGGAGGCGGCACTCGCCGCGTATGGCCGTGCCCGGCGCGCCCATCGCGAGGATCTCGAAGCGGCGTTGGGGTATGCCAGAGTCGCGGGCCGGCTGGGACAACGGGACCGGCAGGCCTCCGTGCTGGTCTGGGCCACACGGAATCACCCTGGCGATCGGCGGCCCTGGCTCAGACTGCTGGAACATCGGCTGGATTCGGCCGACATCCAGGGCGCCCGAGGGGCCCTCGAGGAGCTGGTGAAGCTGGGGCTTCCGGCTGCCGATCAGGCCGTCTGGAACGAAAAGATCGAATCCGCTTCCCACCACCCCTGA
- a CDS encoding tetratricopeptide repeat protein, translated as MVDRPTSLRSRLDRPWVWAALVAFVAGAAFAVSLQNGFVLDDVRIVELNPRLTSLSSIPGHFTETYWPIVGEETGLYRPVMITSLTLNRAIAGPGPLGYHAGNVLLHMIASAMAWFTLRRCGVHYGTALVGGLLFAVHPLHAEAVANVVGRAEILVAIGVMAAWSAHRRGLRIVSWLAYLLALLSKESAILAPLLFLVDDMSGGQVTKERRSSTIVQYTGYAVAVGVMLVLRYNALGDLFPPSQWFFLDNPIAAEGTGARLLTASWIQLLYAALFVVPWRLTSDYGFDAIPVVRSLADPRAWLGLLWMATLAIGVIQGLRRHRVFLLATVCWSIFLLPTSNLLFPLGTIMGERLTYLASLGGCLLLGHLTAGLVAHGTTGDRRRRVVVITACVILLTACFVRAWDRTTDWRSNYDLALADARSTPRAAKAQFGLGVALLDRGETEGAREHLQGAVDVWPDYAQARFNLGALLLDQGDVEGGRLHLERSRDLAGGTFLPYERLAPLYERLGDADAALEAYAVGLRIRPNDLSFRFNYGRLLLTLGREDEANQQLRRLMQIDPSGQIGQIAAGLVAQQESRDDDAARIYRALLDRPNLAPQIRKNIEGLLASTSR; from the coding sequence ATGGTAGATCGTCCGACATCCCTCCGTTCGCGTCTGGACCGACCGTGGGTCTGGGCGGCTCTCGTGGCTTTCGTCGCGGGGGCCGCGTTTGCGGTCTCGCTGCAAAACGGCTTCGTCCTGGACGATGTGCGCATCGTCGAGTTGAATCCACGGCTGACGTCCCTCTCGTCGATCCCAGGGCACTTCACCGAAACTTACTGGCCCATCGTCGGAGAAGAGACGGGTCTCTACCGGCCCGTCATGATCACCAGCCTGACGCTGAATCGGGCCATCGCCGGACCCGGCCCCCTGGGATATCACGCAGGCAATGTCCTGCTTCACATGATCGCGTCGGCGATGGCATGGTTCACGCTGAGGCGTTGCGGCGTTCACTACGGAACCGCCCTCGTCGGCGGTCTGTTGTTTGCGGTTCATCCATTGCACGCCGAGGCAGTCGCCAACGTGGTCGGGCGGGCGGAAATTCTTGTGGCCATTGGCGTGATGGCGGCCTGGTCTGCCCATCGACGAGGCCTGCGGATTGTCTCGTGGCTCGCCTACCTGCTTGCCTTGCTCTCCAAGGAAAGCGCAATCCTGGCTCCGCTCCTGTTCCTCGTTGACGACATGAGCGGTGGGCAGGTCACGAAAGAGAGACGTTCGAGCACGATCGTTCAGTACACCGGGTACGCGGTGGCGGTGGGTGTGATGCTCGTGCTCAGGTACAACGCCCTCGGGGACCTGTTTCCGCCATCGCAGTGGTTCTTCCTCGACAATCCCATCGCGGCGGAGGGTACGGGCGCCCGGCTGTTGACCGCGTCATGGATCCAGCTGCTCTACGCAGCGCTGTTTGTCGTGCCATGGCGTCTGACCTCCGATTACGGGTTCGACGCGATCCCCGTCGTCCGCTCGCTCGCGGACCCGAGGGCGTGGCTCGGACTCCTCTGGATGGCCACTCTGGCCATCGGGGTCATCCAGGGTCTCCGGCGGCATCGGGTCTTTCTTCTCGCGACCGTTTGCTGGTCCATCTTCCTTCTCCCCACGTCAAATCTTCTTTTCCCGCTGGGCACGATCATGGGAGAGCGTCTCACTTACCTTGCATCGCTGGGTGGCTGTCTGCTGTTGGGTCATCTCACCGCAGGTCTCGTCGCACATGGAACGACGGGCGATCGAAGACGCAGGGTCGTCGTCATCACGGCCTGTGTAATCCTCCTCACGGCCTGCTTCGTTCGAGCATGGGATAGAACGACGGACTGGCGCAGCAACTACGATCTGGCGCTGGCCGACGCCCGAAGTACGCCGCGAGCAGCGAAGGCGCAGTTCGGTCTTGGTGTCGCCCTTCTCGATCGCGGTGAAACGGAGGGGGCGCGTGAACACCTGCAGGGCGCCGTTGACGTATGGCCCGACTACGCTCAGGCACGGTTCAATCTCGGTGCGCTCCTCCTCGACCAGGGGGATGTGGAAGGGGGGCGTCTTCACCTGGAGCGATCACGCGATCTCGCCGGCGGGACCTTTCTTCCCTACGAGCGACTGGCGCCGCTCTATGAACGACTTGGCGATGCCGATGCAGCGCTCGAGGCTTACGCCGTGGGTCTCCGAATCAGGCCGAACGATCTGTCGTTTCGCTTCAACTATGGCCGTCTACTCTTGACTCTGGGCCGTGAAGACGAGGCCAACCAACAGCTCCGCCGGCTGATGCAAATCGATCCGTCGGGTCAGATCGGCCAGATCGCCGCCGGACTGGTGGCGCAACAGGAATCTCGCGATGACGACGCGGCCAGAATCTACCGTGCTCTGCTGGATCGACCGAACCTCGCACCTCAGATCCGCAAGAACATCGAGGGGCTTCTTGCGTCAACCTCCAGGTAA
- a CDS encoding DNA topoisomerase VI subunit B, with protein MAAGKAKSTNRRENAASMATRQREISVSEFFTKNRHLLGFDNPQKALLTTIKEAVDNSLDACEEAGILPELVIEIEELSEKRFRVTVQDNGPGIVKAQVPKIFGKLLYGSKFHRLKQQRGQQGIGISAAAMYGQLTTGRPARILSRPGARKPAHLFHITLDTKKNAPVIQKDQQVDWEPKHGTRVEIELEATYKSGRRSVDDYIEQTSLANPHVTIEYKSPKEEAIVYERVSRELPAESREIQPHPYGVELGVLLRMMKESGARTVRSMLSQEFSRVSPGVADKILDGAGVSVKSKPNRLTRNQVEQLFQAIPKVKILAPPTGCLSPIGDELLERCLKQRVEADFFAAVTRPPAVYRGNPFQIEVGLAFGGDLGADEPVDLFRYANRVPLQYQQSGCAITKSVVGVDWKKYGLQQSRGALPTSGMILLVHIASVWVPFTSESKEAVASYPEIVKEIRLALMEAGRRLGVFVRRRKREADEYKKRSYIEKYIPHIGDALQEILGQTQRKRDGNVERLKTILERSRKM; from the coding sequence ATGGCCGCAGGAAAAGCCAAATCCACGAATCGACGCGAAAACGCGGCCAGCATGGCCACGCGGCAGCGAGAGATTTCCGTCAGTGAGTTCTTCACGAAGAACCGACACCTCCTCGGGTTCGACAACCCCCAGAAGGCGTTATTGACCACGATCAAGGAGGCGGTCGACAACTCCCTGGATGCCTGCGAGGAGGCGGGCATCCTCCCGGAGCTCGTCATCGAGATCGAGGAACTCTCGGAGAAGCGATTCCGGGTGACGGTTCAGGACAACGGACCGGGGATCGTCAAAGCCCAGGTGCCGAAGATCTTCGGGAAGCTGCTCTACGGCTCGAAATTCCATCGCCTAAAGCAGCAGCGTGGCCAGCAAGGGATCGGGATCTCCGCGGCGGCCATGTACGGGCAGTTGACCACCGGACGGCCCGCCCGAATCCTCTCCCGGCCCGGCGCCCGCAAGCCGGCCCACCTGTTCCACATCACGCTGGATACGAAGAAGAACGCCCCGGTCATCCAGAAGGACCAGCAGGTCGACTGGGAACCGAAACACGGCACCCGGGTAGAGATCGAACTGGAAGCCACCTACAAGTCGGGCCGACGATCGGTCGACGACTATATCGAGCAGACATCGCTGGCGAACCCCCACGTCACGATCGAGTACAAGTCGCCGAAAGAAGAGGCCATCGTCTACGAACGCGTTTCCCGTGAGCTACCGGCCGAGTCCCGCGAGATCCAACCCCATCCCTACGGCGTCGAGCTCGGCGTGTTGCTGAGGATGATGAAAGAGTCGGGTGCCCGCACGGTCCGCAGCATGCTGAGCCAGGAGTTCTCTCGGGTAAGCCCCGGCGTCGCCGACAAGATTCTCGACGGCGCCGGCGTCTCCGTGAAGAGCAAGCCCAATCGGCTGACCCGCAACCAGGTCGAGCAGCTCTTTCAAGCGATCCCGAAGGTCAAGATCCTGGCGCCGCCGACCGGCTGCCTCTCGCCGATCGGAGACGAACTGCTGGAACGCTGCCTGAAACAGCGGGTCGAGGCCGATTTCTTTGCGGCGGTCACACGCCCGCCGGCGGTTTATCGTGGGAATCCGTTCCAGATCGAGGTCGGCCTGGCCTTCGGCGGTGACCTCGGTGCCGATGAGCCCGTGGATCTATTCCGCTACGCCAATCGCGTCCCGCTTCAGTACCAACAGTCCGGTTGTGCGATCACCAAGTCGGTCGTGGGTGTCGACTGGAAGAAGTACGGGCTTCAACAATCGAGAGGTGCGTTACCCACAAGCGGCATGATCCTGCTGGTCCACATCGCCTCGGTCTGGGTGCCGTTCACGTCGGAATCCAAGGAAGCCGTGGCCTCCTATCCGGAGATCGTCAAGGAGATCCGCCTTGCGTTGATGGAGGCGGGTCGACGCCTTGGCGTCTTCGTGCGACGCCGCAAGCGTGAGGCCGACGAGTACAAGAAGCGGTCGTACATCGAGAAGTACATCCCCCATATCGGCGATGCGCTCCAGGAGATTCTCGGACAGACTCAGCGGAAACGCGACGGCAACGTCGAGAGACTCAAGACGATTCTCGAGCGAAGTCGCAAGATGTAG
- a CDS encoding DUF2085 domain-containing protein, translated as MARRTLAVVTTTLLMILFAGGTVLVPWLESRGEASSSIVRLMYAPVCHQKAERSLEIFGHRQAVCSRCSGLYAGAIIGMLLAWAFLVRDRDPRPIWFAIGVLPTFIDAILPWVGLPQLSEVPRWFLALPAGAVAGLFLNLGAAELFPERVTKSMSQFVMENGNG; from the coding sequence ATGGCTAGGCGCACGCTGGCGGTCGTCACCACGACCTTGCTGATGATCCTCTTCGCAGGTGGCACCGTGTTGGTGCCGTGGCTCGAGTCTCGAGGCGAGGCTTCATCGTCGATCGTCCGACTGATGTACGCGCCGGTTTGCCACCAGAAGGCCGAGCGATCCCTCGAGATCTTCGGTCATCGGCAGGCGGTTTGTTCCCGTTGTTCCGGTCTGTACGCCGGCGCCATCATCGGCATGCTCCTGGCCTGGGCCTTTCTGGTCCGCGATCGAGATCCACGACCGATCTGGTTTGCGATCGGTGTCTTGCCCACATTCATCGACGCCATCTTGCCGTGGGTTGGCCTGCCACAATTGTCGGAGGTTCCCCGCTGGTTCTTGGCGCTCCCCGCAGGCGCGGTCGCGGGGCTGTTCCTGAACCTCGGAGCGGCAGAACTCTTTCCCGAACGAGTTACAAAATCTATGTCCCAATTTGTTATGGAGAATGGAAATGGATAA
- the speB gene encoding agmatinase, translating to MSPDSFTFRPFLEDEARGPYESSRVVVLPIPHEATVSWESGTAQGPNAILEASEHLELYDERFDREPWRAGVWTAEPLQSPDRGSVVRAATNYLDDDKWLLSLGGEHSITPWLVEACAKRHPSLTVVQLDAHADLRETFHGRADNHACAMARSLEHASAVRAFGIRAYSVEERDRMARDPDSLWIHAWEMEGDGWMERLLEGLDGCPVYLTLDLDGFDPAILPATGTPEPGGVGWDPVVRFLDRLCQQCNVVAADIVELAPRPQLHHADFLAARLAYTLIGCRFR from the coding sequence ATGAGCCCGGACAGCTTCACATTCCGCCCGTTTCTCGAAGACGAGGCTCGTGGTCCCTACGAGTCGTCTCGGGTGGTTGTCCTGCCCATCCCTCATGAGGCGACGGTCTCGTGGGAGTCGGGCACCGCACAGGGCCCCAACGCGATCCTCGAGGCCTCCGAACACCTGGAACTGTACGACGAACGATTCGACCGCGAGCCGTGGCGCGCCGGGGTCTGGACCGCAGAGCCGCTCCAGAGCCCCGATCGGGGCTCCGTGGTCCGGGCCGCGACAAACTACCTCGACGACGATAAGTGGCTCCTCTCGTTAGGTGGCGAGCACTCCATCACTCCCTGGCTGGTGGAGGCTTGCGCAAAGCGGCATCCATCGCTGACCGTGGTCCAACTGGACGCCCACGCCGACCTGCGTGAGACCTTCCATGGACGGGCCGACAATCATGCCTGTGCCATGGCTCGCAGCCTCGAACACGCTAGCGCCGTTCGAGCGTTCGGGATTCGGGCCTATTCCGTCGAGGAGCGTGACCGGATGGCCCGAGATCCCGACTCGCTCTGGATCCACGCGTGGGAGATGGAAGGCGACGGATGGATGGAGCGTCTCCTCGAGGGTCTCGACGGGTGCCCGGTCTACCTGACCCTCGACCTGGATGGCTTCGACCCTGCGATCCTGCCGGCGACGGGCACGCCGGAGCCCGGTGGCGTGGGATGGGATCCGGTGGTCCGATTCCTCGACCGGCTTTGTCAGCAGTGCAATGTGGTTGCCGCCGACATCGTCGAGTTGGCGCCACGACCACAGCTACACCACGCAGACTTCCTGGCGGCCCGCCTGGCCTACACCCTGATCGGCTGCCGATTCCGCTAG